A stretch of DNA from Ranitomeya variabilis isolate aRanVar5 chromosome 1, aRanVar5.hap1, whole genome shotgun sequence:
gccccccataggcagactctgtagtataaggaaacccccataggcagtctctgtagtataaggcagaccccccataggcagactctctaataaggcagccccccataggcagactctgtagtataaggcagccccccataggcagactgtagtataaggcagctccccataggcagactctgtaataaggcagccctcccataggcagactctgtaataaggcagccctcccataagcagactctgtagtataaggcagacccaccccccataggcagactctgtagtataaagcagaccccctcataggcaaactctgtagtataaggcagaccccctcaTTGGCATgctatgtagtataaggcagatcccccataggaagactctgtagtataaggcagaccccccataggaagactctgtagtataaggcagacccccataggcagactctgtagtataaggcagactccccccataggcagactctgtagtataaggcagacctcccataggcagactctgtagtataaggcagaacccccataggcaaactctgtaatataaggcagcccccataaaaaagaaatactctcctctcttcttcctggttcctccgctgctccaAGCGCCAACAGATCTCCCGTCAGCGGGTGCCGGTTAGTGATGTCATCGTGTCCGCTGTCAGTGTCtgagtcagacgctgacagggggatgatgggagagggagcgtaatgctccttctctcatcaatgcggtcagctgtatcggcaaacAGCCGATACAGcttaccctgcgatgacaggcggggggcgcactgctggcactgggccccccacctgctcaggggcctcaTAGTGgcagggcggcagagcagggagatggattctccctgctctgccgcagaatataACTGTATCGGCGCAAAGTACACACGCCGATATAGTTACAGTAGCTACAGTACAGCTACGCTACTGAGAGGAACCAAGAATGTAGAGGAAGCTAAAGAGCCCAGATCCATGCAGGACCTGATGTTAGGGGGACTAAAGGTCAGGAAGCACAAGTGTTTTCCTGTCCATAAAAACATAGCCTCATTAATTAGGAAAGAGTGGAAGAAGCCAGACAGGAAGGCTTTTATCCCGAAGAAGATCAAACAGTACCCCTTTGAAATAGAGGACTCTGAATTCTGGGACAAAGTACCCAAGATAgacatagcggtgataaaggtgttCCGAAGTACTTTGCTGCGGTTCGCTAATGCAGTGCTTCTAAAGGACCCTCATGATAGGAAAGCGGAGACCTTTCTAAAGAAAGCCTGGAAAGTGGGAGCAGTGGCCTTTAAACTTAATGTAACAGCCACATGTACTATAAAATTTCTGAATGTGTGGCTGGGTCATTTACAAGAACAGATTAGAAATAAATGCCCAAGGGATCAACTACCCATCAACCTTCCGAACACGGCAAAGACGGCAGATTTCTTTGCAGATAATTCGGCAGACGCAGTCTGGTAACAGTACATATCTGTGCCTTCTCAACTTCAGCTAGAAAGGCCCTTTGGCTAAAAAATTTGACAGGAAACTTCTACTTCCAAGTCTAGACTCTGTGATATATCTTTTGAGGGTGAATACCTCTTCTGGTCATACCTAGATGAGATCTTGGAAAAAAGCCACAGACTCAAAAGGTTACCCCCCCCCCAAACTAATGCTGCGAAATTCAAAAGACCTTTTCATACATCAAGGAAGAATTTTCAGGGGGTTCTGAGGCAAAGAGACACAAAATGGAAATGGTCCAAAAGTAAAGGAAAGACCACACaaggggaggttttttttttttttttttaatctgggttcccttaaaaaaaaaaaaaaaaaaaaaaaaagagagagagatagTGTCTCTGATAGGAAAAGGGGTGTTGACTCGTGTACCGAAAGGGGCAGAAGGGAAGTGGTTTTACGGCCCCCTTTTTCGAGGAAAAAAACAGACCAGTCTTTCAGGATAATTATAAATCTAAAGGGTCTAGATCAGTTCTTAGTTCCCAAGCACTTCAAAATGGAGACGATCGAGTCAATGTTAAAGCTGTTATTCCCGGGGCGTTTTATGGAAATTATAGACCTCAGATGCCTACTACCATGTGCCTATCTTTCAAAACCACCAAAAATACCTCAGGTAGCAGTCAACATTGAGGGACGCCTAAAACGCTTACAATTTCAGGTCCTCCACTTTGGCGCCTCTATAGCCCCAAGGACGTTTACAAAGATAGTGACAGAAATGTCAGCTCACATAAAAGAGGAAGACATTCTATTCATCCCTTATCTAgatgacttaggcctctttcacacttgcgtcggtacgggcccgtcgctaagcgtcggcgcgacgtaccgacgcacgttgtgaaaattcggcgcAACGTggccagcggatgcagtttttgaacgcatctgctgcccattgtaaagtcccggggaggagggggcggagttccggccgcgcatatgcggtaggaaatggcggacccaaCGTACAAAAAAactttcccttgaacgttttttcgtgacggcggtccgccaaaacacaacgcatccagtgcacgacggatgtgacgtatggccatacgtcgcgatccgtcggcaatacaagtctatgggaaaaaaaggcatcctgcgggcacatttgcaggatccattttttccctaAAACTACGCATTGCCtcggacgtcacacgacgcaagtgtgaaagaggccttactgattTTAGGAAAATCATAAGCAGAGCGTGTACAAGCGGTATAAGGAGTCTGTGAGATACTGTGTTCTTCTGGgatggataataaacttaaaaaaatctcaTGTGAAGCCAGAACAGGTGCGAATATTTTTGGTAATCTTGTTAAATTCTATTTGTTTCTCCCAAAGGAAAAATTAAGAAGGTGTGCAGGTTGATGTCCGAGTTAATAAAACAACCCGGTGACCACCCTAAGAAGGACTATGTCAATCCTGGGGACCTTAACATCTTGCATCCCTGCTGTGACTTGGGCATGGTCCCACTTCAGGAAACTTCAGTGGGAAATTCTGGAAGAAGGAGAGAAAGCCAAAGAAAACCTAGACAAAaggattatgatttaaaaaaaacacaaaagaatccTTAAGTTGGTGACAATTTCAAAGAAATCTCTCTTGAGGAGTTCCATGGGAAATCAGGAATCCCAAAGTAGTTACCACGGACGCAAGTCCTTATAGCTGGGGAGCACACACAGGGGATGGGGGGAGCCTTTCAAGGGGGGTGGCCTCAAAATCTGGTAGATTCATCCTCCAAAAGGAAGAAGCTAGCAGCTATCAGGCTAGCTGTACTACAAATCCTACCGGATGTGAGAGGCCACCATGTGAAAATTCTGTATGACAACAAAacagcggtggcatacataaacAAACGGAGGCACGAGATCAAGAGAGCGCATGGCAGAAGCAAGTTAATGACTGTAGCCGGAGGAAACTTGGGGTCAATACCGGCAAGTTACCTAAAGAGGGAGGAGAACTCTGAGGCAGATTATCTCAGTCGTCATCTAATAGACCAGGTCGAGTGGTCTATAAACCCAGGGGTGTTCCAGAGAATTGCCAATCGCTGGGGGAGACCCCAAATAGACTTGTTCACAAGCAGAGTAAACAGGAAAACCCAGAAATTTTTCTCCTTAAATCCAAAAAACCGCCCCTATGGGGTAGACGCTGTCTCCACATATGGCCGAAGGAGCTAACCTACACTTTCCCTCCAATCTCCTAAATTCCGATAGTTGTTTAGAAAATTCGGACAGACCAAGCGGAAGTAATATTAATAACAGCCTTCTGGTCCAGGAGAGCTTGGTTCACCTGGCTATGCCGACTGGCTGTGGGGGACCCATGGGTACTTCCTGAAATCCCACCACTTCTATCCCAGGGTCCCGTACTACATTCCAACAAGAAGggtctccatttgacggcatggcaTTTGAGCGGAAGCTTCCAGCAGCTAGAGGATGCTCAGAAACCCTAATCTCTACCCTTgtgaaatccagaaaaaaaatcaaGATGGATATTTACTCCAGAGTATGGGGAAAGTTCTTAAACTTTTCAGTTCTTACAGAGAGGGTGGGAGAAAGAGCTGAAAAAGAGCACCCTTAAAGTTCATACTGCAGCGCCAGGGGATCCTTATGACAAGAAAATCGCTGACCACCCTCTAATAATTAGATTTCTTTAAATCAGCCAGGCAACATTTCTGCGATAGCCCTAAATATGAGGGAGGAAAGAGAATTTCACGCCTCTGATGTTAGGAGATGCCGCTAACCATATCTAGTTAACCAGGAAATTCAGAATATCTACCTCCCTGTTTGCTCTCTTTCAGGGTCCCAGGAAGCCCCCGAAGGGTCCATAACCAGATGGGTCAGGACAGGGATTTCGTTGGCCTACACATCAGGAGGCTCCactcttctccccccccccccccccgataatattAAAGCACACCCCACAAGGGCTGATTCTACATCATGGGCAGGGATAGCTGCCAATTCTCTAGAACAAATCTGTAGGGTAGCAACGTTGTGTTCATCCTCCACTTTCTTCAAGAACTATAGATTGACTTTAGGTGTTGGGGATCTTATGTTCAAGAGAAAAGTCTTACAAGCGGTAGTCCCTCCCTAGGGGATTCCTGTGTGATCTCTCTCCATAGTGCTGTCGTGGGGAATGGGATAAACAGTGATTACTTACCAGTGTGGATGGCGCACAGTTCACTCACAGTGTCGCAAAAAAAGGGGAAAATTAGGGATATAATTAAGTGACACGTTACCAAACTTGTATATGTGTATGTCTACCAAACAGACTTCTTCCCATGTGCTGTAAACCACCGAAGCATACTAGAGGGCTTCGCTTTTTTAAAgctgtagggtttcctgtccttgggGCAGATCCTCTCTCTTCATGGTGCTGTCGTGGGTTCTGGTAAATCCGATTACCGGTTAAATAATAatcattttctccacacatacattttgatcactggggtcaaagagttctattttaacctcataggtccacaggacttgtttacaaaatgcatcaggcttgtttaggtgTTCTTTTGAATTCTTCTGATGCTTAATTTTATTGTGAAGAcggaggagaggttttcttctgatgattcttccatgaaggccatatttgtacaggtgtctctgaacaatgcaccacaactccagagtctactaaatgtttttgaaggtcttttgcagttaagcGGGGATTCTGATTTGCTTCTTTAGCAAGCCTACGGgcagctcactgaaattttgcttggtcttccaaaccATATCTTGACCTCCATTATTCCTGCTAACtttaatttcttaattacattttgaactgaggaaaggtcaACGttcaaacactttgctatcttcttatagctttttgctttgttggcctccaccattttcagagtgctaggcagctgcttaggcctctttcacatttccgtcggtacgaggccgtcgcaaaccgtcggcccgacggacattgtgcaaatagtgcacaacgtgggcagcggatgcagttttcagacgcatccgctgcccattatgagttccggggaggagggggcggagttccggccgcgcatgcgtggttggaAATGGCGGTTCCGACAagcgaaaaaacgttacatggaacgtttttcgtcacgacggacctccaaaacacgacgcatccgttgcacgactgaTGCGActtgtggccatacatcgcaatgcgtcgctaatgcaagtctatggagaaaaaacgcatcctgcgggcaactttgcaagatgcgttttttttcaaacgacgcattgtgacgttggctaaacgacggaagtgtgaaagaggctttagaagaaccaatggctgctgttttttggcacagggttggaggaggctgggaaatttgcatcacttggcctttcctaacaatgacggtgaacaagccataaacctAACATGCTAATTAGGCTTTAGACCTTACCTGAGCACaataatctccaagggtgcccaaacttttgtattggcccatttttctttttgtcatttttaaaatgtaaaagatgctatttttttttgcctaaaatacaaagggaatgaggaaatgtcatctttaactttaggccttttagagatcatttaatctttaacttgcttaactattcacaataacagtaattttgaattggggtgcccaaacttttacatgccactgtagttctagttgtaataaaataagggtctctaggctcaGGCTGACTCCGCGTGAATATGAACTTGGCCGTGAACAGAGGGCTTATTATGACATTGCCCTTAGGTCCCTTGTTTAGATCAGTTACATCTTCTTTGGTGTCAGGGTGCGTGCATAAAACATCTGTATATAACTCGTAAGAGAAGCCCTGGGTATGGAGCAGGTCAGCGCTCACAGCTGTGTCCTTGTAAAACAATAAACTCATTATTTTCCCAGTTGATCACTTTGTACAGAACATCTCCGAGTGTTAACATCCATGTTCTGTGTAACCAATATTAGAAAATTGCGTATTGCACCATAGGGACTGATGCTAAAGTCCAACGTTTTAGGGAATTCTTAGTTCTGTTCCTTGTGTATACAATAGCCAACTGTGCGTGAAGTCCAGGCGGGGAGGCAAAGTTAAGACCCTGAAGCTAAAGGCTTCAGGGCCAATTTGATGGGTCAAGCAGGAAGATCAGGACTGGTGGAAACAAAAATCCGGTTCAAGACTAGCAGACTGGTATTGGACACAGATATTCAATCTTCTGGGGCTACATGTATCAATTTCTGGCACTACAGGAACAGTTTTGTATAGTCAAttattaattttgaaaaaaaaaccctttaaaaaaacaacttgggctGCGGAAAAAGAACATGCGCCCTTATATTGTAGACTGCAATTTTTGTCCCCCTGTAAAAACCTTAAAAAAATTGAGGCATTGCATTCCACtcctcattttttttatgtttttcatcaCATTAAATGGTAAAATCTCAAATACAACTTGTCCTGAAAAAAAGCAAGCCTTCATATGATTGggtttgctgaaaaaaataaaaataaataaagttatgggtcttggacaaaagggaagaaaaaaaatcttaaacataaaaatgaaaaattgcctggTGTTTAAACAAATGGCAAAAGTAGAAAAGTTTTGCACAACTCAAAATTTTTCGACTTTTACTCGACTTTTCTGGTGCAGATGCCTCTATGAATGTGCCCCTTAATATCTATACGTGACCTGCATTTCTCCATAAATTATTACATTAAGTGATcagcatttgttttttttattctaagGAAATCGGCCCTACAATCGTTGGAGATGAATGCTCTGATCCACAGTTAATGGAACAACTTGGAGCAGTCCGAAGGACCGTGCTGGGAAATAATTTGTAAGACACTTTTTATATGAAAATATTGTGTGTCTGCCGGGAAggcttaggctctgttcacatctatAGTTGGAGCCATTGTTGCAGATTTGACCAAAAATGGTGGAACCACAGTGgaccccattatagtcaatggagtTTTTTTATGGCACTGCTGCTGGTGTGTGTGTACGTAATGGATCCATCACCCACCCCCATTAATGGTGTTGTTTTGTTCCTATGATCTAGAAGAAAACTAGAATGAATATTGCTTAATATGTTATGACGCCCAGAGCTATAACGTAATAAAAACTGTATGTAATAAATGCTGCCATAcagtctgttcagaaaacaccaccgTACAGTGTCAAAATAAAGGTGTTAACACAGAGTTTTTTTGCTCAGTATCTGCTCCAAAAAGtcaatgtgaacataccctaacaacTACAAACATAAAATGGATATCAGGATTGAGATATTAGACCACCGACAATTACGATGCCATCTGAGGCACCCCCTTAAGGAGAGGTGACTGATGGGCCATATGTAATTTCAAAGGTGTACAATATCTGTTGTCTAGCATCAGGTATCTATAGGAGTGGGGTTACCAGCTTCTGTCCTATGATTTGCAAGGCAGCGAGTTGGATTATCCCTTTAAGGAAGATCTGTCACCAGTGACCATTTTTAGGTCTTATTTTATTCCAGCTGCTCCACAGagtattctgtattttttttttttttaaatccatcatACGGTTTCAGAAAtaggggcctttttatttagtatcCATTTTCACTGTTTATACCAATAAGGAAAACATGCAGAGTGGTctcggggtatgtgcacacgttgcagatttcctgccgatccgcagctttttttccgcacagaaacgctgcagatccgcaagtgatttacagtacaatgtaaatcaatggcaaaaaaaaaatgctgtgctaatggtgcggaaaaatctgcagcagattaaaaaaagaacCATGTCACTtcattgtgcagatctgctgcgtttctgcacccattccataatagaaatccacaggggtaaaaaaggaagaaatccgcagcaaatcggaaaaaaaaacgcacaaaaaatgaaaaaaaaaaaaataaaaaaatcgcagattctgacctgcattttctggcaagaaatgcagaatctgcacagaaaattccacagtgaaatccgcaacgtgtgcatatagcctcaaGGATTCCCCCGagggatcctgtgagccacgcctccGAGGAGTCACTGTCTCTTGTAAGTAGATTTAAAAGGCCCATGACTCTGGAACCATATGTcggattaaaaaaacccaaaaacaaccCAGCATACTCGGGGGGAGCAGCGGAAATAAGAATAGACTAAAAGTTGCACACCTTTGATCTGTGATAACATGTCCTCTTAACcgacaaacaaacaacaaaaaaaagaattgtgatgtatgcattaatgtttttttttttttttttttagtgcagaatATGTTGTTAACGACCCCCCGCGTGTGACACTGGACAGGCTTGAAAATCTTGGATACCGCGTGATTAGCATGACGGGGGTTGGACAAACACTTGTATGGTGTCTGCATAAGGAGTAGGTACAGCTACTTCCCGCTGTTTACAACGATGGTCCGAAAACAGAGCGTGGGACTGAAATTAGGACAGATCTGCAGGACTTTCTACAAAGAAATCTCTACCTATAAAATCCTGGACTCGTGTGACCCTATGCAAGTGTCTCCTGAATGAGGGCACAATGCAAATCACATCAGGGTGTATTCACACGTGGCAGGTTTGTTGCATTGATTTCCGTAGGCTTCGTTTAGAATGAATGGAACAGGGGCAGTAATTTTTACAAATCTGCCGAGTGGGAATTTATCTTAAGAAATAAAGCTTATAACTGTTTCATTGGTGACGTCAATTAATAAAGAAATCTAACAATTAAACATTTCAAGCTTGACATAATTCTGTCCTCGGGGATTAGACAGCAGACACTACCTCCCCTTCAGCGGTCACTAGTTCTGACGTGACCGGGTGTAAACACTGCACAGAGCCAAGACCCCACTGTTTAGTGGTCCATGCAGAGAACCGCAACTCTGCTCCCATCTACTAGGATAGGAGCCGACATTGGGTAATGAGTAGGGGGCGATTTTGCAGCTTGGGGGTTGGACCCTCACATATTGCACATGAATGGCCAATCCTTGCAGTAGGCTATCAATGTATTAGTCTGATAAAGCTTGGTTGGCTGCAGGGGGCCTAAGGGGTCATGGACTCAAGAAAAGGAAAATGAAAtggaaatatacagtgggtacggaaagtattcagacccctttaaatttttcactcttggtttcattgcagccatttggtaaattcaaaaaagttaatttattttctcattaatgtacattctgcaccccatcttgactgaaaaaaaacagaaatgtagaaatttttgcaaatttaaaaacgagaaattgaaatatcacatggccataagtattcagaccctttgctcagtattgagtagaagcacacttttgagctagtacagccatgagtcttcttgggaatgctgcaacaagtttttcacgcctggatttggggatcctctgccattcttccttgcagatcctctccaggtccatcaggttggatggtgaacattagtggacagccattttcagttctctccagaaatgctcaattgggtttaggtcagggctctgaggtcacaggtcacagagttgttctgaagccactcctttgttattgtagctgtgtgcttagggtcattgtcttgttggaaagtgaaccttccgccaagtctgaggtccagagcactctggaagaggttttcattcaggatatctctgtacttggccacattcatgtttccttcaatggcaaccagtcgtcctgtccctgcagctgaaaaacacccccatagtatgatgctgccaccatgtttcactgatgggattttattgggcaggtgatgagcagtgcctggttttctccacgtaccgcttagaattatcactaaaaaattctatctttgtctcatcagaccaaagaatcttatttcccatagtctgggagtccttcatgtgtatttttcaaactatgcgggctttcatatatcttgcactgaggagaggcttccgctgggccactctgccacaaaggcctgactggtggaggactgcGGTGATAGATGATtttgtggagctttctcccatctccctactgcatctgtggagctcagccacagtgatcttggggttcttctttacctctctca
This window harbors:
- the GCHFR gene encoding GTP cyclohydrolase 1 feedback regulatory protein — encoded protein: MPYILISTQIRMEIGPTIVGDECSDPQLMEQLGAVRRTVLGNNFAEYVVNDPPRVTLDRLENLGYRVISMTGVGQTLVWCLHKE